CAGATGGCGCTGAAATGGGCGCCCAGGGCGACCATGCAGGAGGAGAAGAAGTGCATTTTGGGCCCTACCTTGTCCCAGCCGAAGAGCAGGATGGCCAGGAAGCCGGATTCCAGGAAGAAGGCGAAAATGCCTTCCGCCGCGAGGGGGCTGCCGAAAATATCGCCCACGCAGCGGGAATAATCCGCCCAGTTGGTGCCGAACTGGAATTCCATCACAATGCCGGAGGCCACCCCCAGGGCGAAGATGATGCCGAAAATCTTGGTCCAGAACTTGGCCTGCTTGTGGTAAAGCTCGTTCTTCGTTTTCAGCCAGAGGCCTTCCAAAGCCACCAGAACCACCCCCAGGCCGATGGTCATCGGCGGAAAGATGTAGTGGAACATGATGGTGAGAGCGAATTGAATACGGGATAATAAGACCGGATCGTCCATGATTGATTGGGGATGAGTGGTTTTTAATGGAACAAGATGCCGGCAGCCAAATTCCGGTACCTTCATGATTTATACATCCCAAACGCTCCTTTGTTCAATTATTTTCCGTTTTGCCCAATAACTTTTTTAGATTATCTCTAAAAAAGAATGGTTTAGAGCAGGATGAACACGGGAGTCCCCTCTTCCACCAGGCCAAAAAGGGCCAGCATGTCCGCGGGGGAAAGGCGGATGCAGCCGTGGGATTCCGGCGTTCCCAGAAGTTCCGGATGGTTGGTGCCGTGGATGTAGATGTAGCGTTCCCGCGTATTGGCGTTTTCCGGCTCCAGGCCGTCCAGCCACAGGATGCGCGACAGGATGAGGTCAGAATGTTCGTCCAGGCCCTCCGGAATGGCGCCGGGGTAGCGGCCGGCCGGAAGGCGTGAGAGGAAAATGGTATCCTCCGGTTCCCCGTCTCCTATTTTCCGGCAGATGCGGAAACGGCCCGTGGGCGTTTTTCCGGAGCCCTCTTCAAACCCCGTTCCCGCTTTTCCGCTGGAAACGGGGCACCGGAACAGCACTTTTCCGGATGCTTCCAGCGCCAGCTCCTGCCGGGACAGGTCAATGCGTATGGAAGGAGCGGACACGGCGGAAAAAAGGAGAAAGAATGGTCAGGCCTCCTGCTCCATCCGGGCAATGATGGCCTGGATGGCGGCTGTCAACTGCCACGCCACGCTGTTGTAGGCGGCCTGTCCGCAGCCGATCGGGTCTGCAATGTTGCGGTTGTCCGTATAGCAGGTGACCAGCCTGATTTTATCCGCATGCTCGGGAAAATTGGCAAGCAGCGCGGCCAGGTGGCTCTCCGTCATGGCATAAACGGCTGTGGCGTTCTCCATCAGTTCATCCGTGACGGGGCGGCTTTCATGGCAGGACAGGTTGACGCCGTGCGCCTCCAGCACGTGGAGCGTTTCCGGGCTGGCCTCCTGCCCGTGCCATGCGGAGGTTCCTGCGGAACCGGCCTTCCATTCCGGGTGGCCGGCGGAGAGCTTGCGGAAAAGGCCTTCCGCCATGGGGCTGCGGCACGTGTTGCCGGTGCAGATGAAAAGGATGTGTTTGCGCTGTGTCATGGGAGGGATGTTATCTTTTGGAATGATGGGGGATAGGCACCTCGTTGGGTTCCTGGTACAGGTTGTCCGGAGGGAGAACGTGGCCCGCTCCGCTGCCGTCCGCGGGGGGCGTTCCGCCGTCTTCCTCCTCTTCTTCATCCGCATTACCGGAGGGAGGCGTGAGCCACGGGAACAGGCACCCCGCCAGGGCTACGCACAGCACCCCCGTGACGGGTGTCATGACGGGGAACCAGGTATCATGCACGGAGAACAGGTACCACGCGATAACCGGAGCCGCCAGCATGCAGAGGCCCCAGATGATGAAGCGGCCGCGGCGCTGGAAACGCAGGGCCCATACGGCCAGGAGCAGGACATCCAGCACGATGACCCACTGCACCCAGGCCGGAGCCGCCGGAATCAGGACGGGAGGGGCCGGAGCCAGGGAGCCCATGATGCTGCGGATGGTTTGGGCGGACAGGAGGGCCTGCGCGTCCGGAGTCTCGGAAAGGGCGGAGGGCTCGGAAACGATGACCGCGTCCGCGGAGGAAAGCAGTTTTCTGACGGCGGTGGTATCCGGCGGGCGCAGGCCGGACATGACGGGAACGATCACCTCCTTCGTGTCCAGCATGGTGGGGCTGCTGTGCTCCGCCAGCGGAATGCGGCCGTACTCGTCCAGTGGGATGGAGCGCTTATTGCCCAGGAAAAGGGTTTCTCCCGGGATGATTTTCACGTCGCCGGGCTTCAGGTCCAGCGCATTCAGGGCGGCGACCAGCGGCAGGGTGGGGATGATGTCCCCGCCCCAGCGGACAAAAAGAGGGGGAGACACCCGGTCTTCCGGGGCAGGGGAAAACAGTTCATTATTTTCCACAATGGTGCCCAGGGTGCGTGCCGCCGTCACCAGTTGGGGGGATTCTCCCACCAGTCTGTCCGCACGCGGAAAGCGGTCCGCCTTCCCGACAATGTTGGCGGCGGGAACGGCCAGCTTCTTCCAGTCCGGCGGCAGCGGCGCGTGGCGGGAGGACTCGCTCATCTGCCGCCCCAGGGCCTTGTGGGGAAAGCGGTCCAGCTCATATCCCACGGCGGCTTTCACGATGCTGTCCGGCTCCTCGTCCCAGGCCAGGGGGGCCATCACGTAAACATTCTTGGCCCCCTGCTCGTACAGGTGGCGGAACAGCACCGTGTAATCCATG
This DNA window, taken from Akkermansia muciniphila, encodes the following:
- a CDS encoding low molecular weight protein arginine phosphatase encodes the protein MTQRKHILFICTGNTCRSPMAEGLFRKLSAGHPEWKAGSAGTSAWHGQEASPETLHVLEAHGVNLSCHESRPVTDELMENATAVYAMTESHLAALLANFPEHADKIRLVTCYTDNRNIADPIGCGQAAYNSVAWQLTAAIQAIIARMEQEA
- a CDS encoding L,D-transpeptidase — encoded protein: MSAPSIRIDLSRQELALEASGKVLFRCPVSSGKAGTGFEEGSGKTPTGRFRICRKIGDGEPEDTIFLSRLPAGRYPGAIPEGLDEHSDLILSRILWLDGLEPENANTRERYIYIHGTNHPELLGTPESHGCIRLSPADMLALFGLVEEGTPVFILL